In the genome of Arthrobacter alpinus, the window AAAAGGGACTCAGCGCGGCGTCCATGGAGGTCTCCTCTCATGCGCTGGCGTTTGGCCGTGTGGATGCTGTGACGTTCAATGTGGCCGGCTTTACGAACCTCACCCAGGATCACCTTGATCTGCACGGTGGCATGGAAGGCTATTTTCAGACGAAGGCCGCCCTCTTCACGCCGGAGCATGCGAAGGCTGCCGTGGTCACCATTGATGACGTCTGGGGGCGACGCATGGCGGCGGCCTGCACAGTACCTGTTGTGACTCTCTCGACGCGCCGGATCGAAGGCGCAGATGATCCGAACCCCATGTGGCAGGTGCGCGATGTTCGACGCGAGGGAATCGGATCTCGCTTCACCTTGGCCGGACCCGATGGTGCCACTCTCGAGGCCCGCACGGGCCTGCCTGGCGACTTCAACGTGGCCAACGCGGCCCTTGCGTTGCTGATGGTGACCACGCGCTTGCTGGCGCTGGCCTCCGGGGCCGGCACCGGCGTCGTACCTGCGACAGCCAACGCTGCCCAACAGGTCTTGGCTCGCATCCAGACGGCATTGGATGACCATGACCCGTTCACGGTTGAAGTGCCTGGGCGCATGCAAATTATTGGCACCGCGCCGGTCGCTGTTGTTGACTTTGCCCACAACCCCGACGCCCTGGAACGTGCCCTGGACGCGGTTCGGCCGAACGCCCCAGGGGCGCGAGTGATCGCCGTATTTGGTGCTACGGGGGAGCGCGACGCCACCAAGCGACCCATCATGGGTGCGGTGGTGGCCAGGGGTGCCGACGTGGTGCTCATCACCGATGACGATCCCCACAATGAGGATCCTGCCGCCATTCGGGCCGAGGTCCTCGCCGGCGCCCATGAAGCCAACCGCAGCGGAGACCTGGGCCGGGTCGTGGAGGAATTTGATTCACGTGCCCAGGCCATTGCCCGCGCCGTCGAACTGGCCACGCCCCAGGACGTGATTTTGGTTGCAGGACGCGGCCACGAAGTTTACCAAGAGGTCAAGGGCGTCAACATTTCCCTCGACGACAGGGTCGAGTTGCGGACGGCACTGGCCTCCCGTGGATTCCCCCTGAGCGATACAAGCAAGATAGAGTCCTCAACTGATGATTGATTTTTCTGCGGCCCAAATTGCCGAACTGACCGGTGGGACGCTGTCCGCCGGCACCGACCCTGCCACGCGCATTGACGTGGCCACGATTGCCACCGATTCCCGCGAGGCAACACCCGGTGGAATGTATGTGGCGAAGGCCGGTGAACACGCGGACGGCCACGATTTCATGGCCGCCGCCTTTGGTGCCGGTGCCGTATTGGCCCTGGCCGAGCGGACCGTCCCTGCGGACGACGCCGGAGCGCACTTCCCTGCTGTGATCGTCGCCGACGCGGTGCTCGCCATGGGGACGCTGGCTGCCGAGGTGGTGCGCCGAATTCGTGCGCATTCCCCTCTCACCGTCATTGGTATCACCGGCTCCGCCGGCAAGACCACCACCAAGGACCTCCTGGGTGGCATCC includes:
- a CDS encoding UDP-N-acetylmuramoyl-L-alanyl-D-glutamate--2,6-diaminopimelate ligase yields the protein MPVNNSPAPLRPHHHAGVELAELAALVGATLSDPRSDAKPLQLHGVTLDSRAVCPGDLYVALPGARAHGAQFAAQAVAAGAVAVLTDDAGTKLLGAGGSEPGLSVPVLTVADARAVTGAAAARVYGASGPSDSNSLDALELFAVTGTNGKTTTTYFLNALLQALGNTTGLIGTIEILAGSEAIPSKLTTPESTDIHALLAVMAEKGLSAASMEVSSHALAFGRVDAVTFNVAGFTNLTQDHLDLHGGMEGYFQTKAALFTPEHAKAAVVTIDDVWGRRMAAACTVPVVTLSTRRIEGADDPNPMWQVRDVRREGIGSRFTLAGPDGATLEARTGLPGDFNVANAALALLMVTTRLLALASGAGTGVVPATANAAQQVLARIQTALDDHDPFTVEVPGRMQIIGTAPVAVVDFAHNPDALERALDAVRPNAPGARVIAVFGATGERDATKRPIMGAVVARGADVVLITDDDPHNEDPAAIRAEVLAGAHEANRSGDLGRVVEEFDSRAQAIARAVELATPQDVILVAGRGHEVYQEVKGVNISLDDRVELRTALASRGFPLSDTSKIESSTDD